The window GGGAAAAAAAGTGCATGCATTTATCGCCTTTTGCGTCCAGAGGGTGCTCGATCGATTAATTAATTTGTTACTCCcgcccgagcaggagaaggccaTGCTTGAGACCAGGCCGGTGCTCCAGGGCGCCGTGGTGGAGCTGTACAGGTCACTGCCGGACAAGAGCACCATGGTCGTCGCCGACCTAGGCTGCTCGTCAGGGCCGAACACGCTGCTGCTTGTGTCGGAGGTCATCGGTACAATCTCCGACCACAACCGGGAAGAAGAGCAGGAGCAGCGCCCTCCTGCCGCAGCCATGGAGTTGCAGTTCTTCCTCAACGACCTGCCGGGGAACGACTTCAACCTCGTGTTTAGGTCGCTGGATCGGCTGCAGGAGCTCACCGCCGATAGGAGGCCGCAATACTACGTGGCCCGGGATGCCGGGTTCTTTCTACACCAGGCTGTTCCCATGCCGGAGTGTCCACCTCTTCCATTCCTCCTACTCCCTCATGTGGAGGTCCAAGGTGCGTGCGTACAAACCAGTTCGAGGCATTGTTTGAGCTCAAGTGAAACCCGTGTTAAAACTGCTTGAGAATCTCTTCAACAAACTCACATGATTTACTCACTCATTTCTTAGCAAGAGAAAAAAATTAATATACTTTTCGAAACA is drawn from Triticum aestivum cultivar Chinese Spring unplaced genomic scaffold, IWGSC CS RefSeq v2.1 scaffold175473, whole genome shotgun sequence and contains these coding sequences:
- the LOC123176791 gene encoding anthranilate O-methyltransferase 2-like: MEVEQWLHMANGDGENSYATNSRLQEKAMLETRPVLQGAVVELYRSLPDKSTMVVADLGCSSGPNTLLLVSEVIGTISDHNREEEQEQRPPAAAMELQFFLNDLPGNDFNLVFRSLDRLQELTADRRPQYYVARDAGFFLHQAVPMPECPPLPFLLLPHVEVQ